Sequence from the Haloarcula sp. DT43 genome:
CATCGTCTTGTCGCCGACCCTGGCGTCGCCGCGGTCCTGTACCTTCTCCAGGTACGTCTCCGCGAAGGCGACGGCCGATTCGGCGGTGAGACCGTCGGTCAGTTCCGCGCTGGCGAACACCAGCGAGCCGCCGTACAGCGGCCCCGACGCCCCGCCGACCTCCGACAGCAGTGTCTTGCCGGCGGTCTTGACCACTGTCTCGATGTCGGGGTCTTCGAGGTCTGCGACCGCCTCGGCCGCCGCCTGCCACCCGCGGGCCATGTTCCCGCCGTGGTCGGCGTCGCCGATGGCGGAGTCGAGGTCGGTGAGCCGCTCGCGCTCGGCCTCGATACGCTCCGCGACGTTCTCGACGGCCGTCACGGCGGCTTCCGCGTCGCTGTCCGGACTCATCGGACTGTCAGGGCCGGCGTCTCGGCCGGCGCACTCAGCAGTTCCTTCAGTTCGTCGTCGACCGCACAGACCGTAATCGAACAGCCCGCCATGTCCAGCGAGGTCATGTAGTCCCCCACCCACGCGTCCCACGTCTCGATATCGCGCTCGCCGAGGCGCTCCTGCAGGCGTCGGTTGACGACGAACAGCTCCATCTGTGGCGTCCCGCCCATCCCGTTGACGATGGTGACGACCGCCTGCCCGGAGTCTAGTTCGAGGTCTTCGAAGACGGCGTCGGTGAGTTCGTCGGTAATCTCGTCGGCCGACATCGTCCCCGTCCGCTCGACGCCCGGCTCGCCGTGGATGCCGATGCCGAGCTCTATCTCGTCGTCGCCCAGGTCGAACGTGGGCTCGCCCTTCTCGGGGGTGACACAGGAGGTGAGGGCCATCCCCATGGTTCCGACGTTGTCGACGACCTTCTGTGCGACCCGCTGGACTTCGTCCAGGCTCGCTCCTTCGGCGGCCTTCGCACCGGCGGCCTTGTGGACGAGAATCGTCCCGCAGACGCCGCGGCGGCCGCTCGTGTACAGCGAGTCCTCGACGGCCACGTCGTCGTCGACTACCACCTCGGCCACCGCCGTGCCCTCCATCTCGGCCATCTCCCCAGCCGTCTCGAAGTTCATCACGTCGCCCTCGTAGTTCTTGACGACCAGCAGGACGCCCGCGCCGCTGTCGCAGGCGTCTATCATCGCTTCGAGTTCGTCGGCCGTCGGGGAGGTGAACACTTCCCCGGCCGCCGCGCCGTCGAGCATCCCCTCGCCGAGGTAGCCGGCGTGTGTCGGCTCGTGGCCGCTGCCCCCGCCACTGACGACGGCGACCTCACCGTCGACTGGCGCGTCGTCCCGGACCAGCACCTGCGTGCCGGGCAACCGACGAACCGTGTCCGGGTACGCCGCGACCATCCCGTCGAGCATCTCGTCGACCACCGTCTCCGCGTCGTTGATGAGCTTCTTCATGGTCCATGTTGACGAATGACTCACCGTCGCATAAAAGTACTCGTAGAGCCGACTGTCTGGCCGAAAAACACGTCCGTCCGCGTTCACGGGCCACCGCGCCAGCGATACGGCTCGCGAGCCTTCCCCCGCCGTCGGAATCAGGCGTTCCAGTACGCCGGTTCGTTGCCGGGCTTCCACTTTATCGAGCAGCCCCGGGACGGCTTCTCGGCGGCCGTGACCTGGCCCCCGTCCAGTAGCGTCTCGACGTGGGCGGCCATCTCCCGCTCGCTCGGTTCGTCGTCCGGGTTCGGCGCGTCGTCCAAGCGGCCGTGGTAGGCCAGTTTGAAC
This genomic interval carries:
- the dhaL gene encoding dihydroxyacetone kinase subunit DhaL, giving the protein MSPDSDAEAAVTAVENVAERIEAERERLTDLDSAIGDADHGGNMARGWQAAAEAVADLEDPDIETVVKTAGKTLLSEVGGASGPLYGGSLVFASAELTDGLTAESAVAFAETYLEKVQDRGDARVGDKTMVDALVPAVHTFKKSVETDDLPPLDALAKAVAAAERGVAFTVPIRASKGRASYLGWRSVGHQDPGATSTLYVMEELLATATAHLDREAPSADASSPTVPDAEASEE
- the dhaK gene encoding dihydroxyacetone kinase subunit DhaK, coding for MKKLINDAETVVDEMLDGMVAAYPDTVRRLPGTQVLVRDDAPVDGEVAVVSGGGSGHEPTHAGYLGEGMLDGAAAGEVFTSPTADELEAMIDACDSGAGVLLVVKNYEGDVMNFETAGEMAEMEGTAVAEVVVDDDVAVEDSLYTSGRRGVCGTILVHKAAGAKAAEGASLDEVQRVAQKVVDNVGTMGMALTSCVTPEKGEPTFDLGDDEIELGIGIHGEPGVERTGTMSADEITDELTDAVFEDLELDSGQAVVTIVNGMGGTPQMELFVVNRRLQERLGERDIETWDAWVGDYMTSLDMAGCSITVCAVDDELKELLSAPAETPALTVR